The Pandoraea vervacti DNA window TCTGATGATTGCGCGCCTGCCGCAAGCAGGCTCGGGTACCGCGCCGGTGGACGCCTCCGCCGGCAGCGGCCACTGAACGATACATGACGATGCGTCGATGCCCCCGAGCCGCGCGGCGAGCGTAGGGGATCGACAAGGAGCGGGAAACGCATGGTGCAACCAACGCAGCGAATCAAACTCTCGATTCTCGATCAGACGCCGGTGATTCACGGGCATAGCGTGGCGGACGCCATCGCCGCGACCGTGGAACTGGCGCAAGCCGCCGACGACCTCGGCTACACACGCTACTGGTGCGCAGAGCACCACGGGCTGCGCGGCGTGGCCAACCCGGCGCCCGAAGTCATGATCGCGCGGCTTGCGAGCGTGACGAAGCGCCTGCGGGTGGGCTCGGGCGGTGTCATGCTGCCGTACTACAGCCCTTTCAAACTCGCCGAGCAATTTCTGATGCTCGAAGCGCTGTTTCCGAACCGGATCGATCTGGGTGTCGGCCGCGCGCCGGGCGGCGACATGCGCACCGCACGCGCTGTCGCGAAAGGCCCGTACGACGCGGGCGAACACTTTCCCCAGCAGGTCGCTGAACTGGCAGGTCTTTTTGGCGGCACGTTGGCCGACGATCATCCGTATCGCGGCGTGTTGCTGCAACCGGCCGTCGAGACGCGCCCCGAGCTTTGGGTATTGGGATCGAGCGAATTCGGCGGGCTGCTCGCCGCGCAACTGGGTCTGCGCTACTGCTTCGCACACTTCATCAATGCCCATTACGGACATCGTGTGACGCAGGCCTATCGTGAGCGTTTCACGCCGGGCCAGCTCGACAAGCCCTATTGCTCGGTCGCGTTGTTCGTCATCTGCGCGGATACGCAGGCGCAAGCCGAAGCCCTGGAAGCGGGTGTGGACCTGCGGCGGGTGCAGATGGCATACGGCATGAACGAACCGATTCCGAGCCTCGAACAAGGCGCGCAGGCCAAGCTTCAGTACCGCGACAAGGAGTTGTCCGTGATTGCGAGGGAAAAGCCGCGTAGTATCATCGGCACCCCGGAGCGCGTAACCGAACGCGTGCTCGAATTGCAGGCGCAGTTCGAGGCCGACGAAATCACCGTGCTGACAGTGGCGGGCAGCTACCGCGCCCGGTTGCGCTCCCACGAATTGCTCGCTCAGGCATTTTCGCTGCGCGCCGAGGATTGAGTCCCCCTCGGCTTGCTCGAACACCGCGACCGGCTCGACCGACTTTTTTGCCCTAATTCAACGCCATCACGCCATGAAACTCGACGTCAAGATTCTCGACGAACGCCTTCGTACGCAGTTGCCCGCCTATGCGACCCCGGGTAGCGCCGGCCTCGACCTGCGCGCCTGTCTGGACGCCCCGATGACCATCGCCCCGGGCCAGACGGTGCTTGTGCCGACGGGTCTGGCCATCCATCTGGCGGATGCGGGCTACGCCGCGCTGATCCTGCCGCGCTCGGGTCTCGGCCACAAGCACGGCATCGTGCTCGGCAATCTGGTCGGCCTGATCGACTCGGATTATCAGGGCCAATTGATGGTCTCGACGTGGAATCGCGGCAATGAGCCGTTCGTTCTGAATCCGTTCGAGCGTCTGGCGCAGTTGGTGATCGTGCCGGTCGTGCAGGCCGAGTTCAACATCGTCGACGAATTCCCGGAAAGCGATCGCGGCGCCGGCGGCTTCGGCAGCACGGGCAAGCAGTAACACGTTAATGCGGTAATGCGGGGCACCGCCCCGTTATCGACGACCCACAGGGATGCAATGAAAAAGCGCCGCAAATGCGGCGCTTTCTCTTTAGGGCAATACCGGCAATACCGTCACGATTACTCGACTTCGGCGGCTTCCGGCTGTGCCTTGGTGTTGCCGTCCTCGGGGAAGGACAGTTGCACCTGATCATGCTCGTCCAGATCGACGGTCACGCGGCCACCGCTGGTCAGACGGCCGAACAGCAGTTCGTCCGCCAGCGCACGACGGATCGTGTCCTGAATCAAACGCTGCATCGGACGCGCGCCCATGAGCGGATCGAAACCCTTCTTCGACAGATACGTGCGCAGCTTGTCGGTGAAGACGACTTCGACCTTCTTCTCGTGCAGCTGGTCTTCGAGCTGGATGAGGAACTTGTCGACCACGCGCAGGATGATCTGCTCGTCGAGCGGCTTGAAGCTGATGATCGCGTCCAGACGGTTGCGGAATTCCGGCGTGAACATGCGCTTGATATCGGCCATCTCGTCGCCGGCCTGACGCTCGTTCGTAAAGCCGATGCTCGCGCGGTTGATCGTCTCGGCACCCGCGTTCGTCGTCATGATGATGATGACGTTACGGAAGTCTGCCTTGCGACCGTTGTTGTCCGTCAGCGTGCCGTGATCCATCACCTGGAGCAGCACGTTGAAGATGTCCGGATGCGCCTTCTCGATTTCGTCAAGCAACAGCACGCAATGCGGCTTCTTCGTCACAGCTTCGGTGAGCAAACCACCCTGATCGAAACCCACGTAGCCCGGCGGCGCCCCGATCAGGCGGCTCACGGCATGGCGCTCCATGTACTCCGACATGTCGAACCGAATCAGCTCGATGCCGAGCGTGAACGCGAGTTGCTTGGCCACTTCGGTCTTGCCCACACCGGTCGGGCCGGAGAACAGGAACGCGCCAATCGGCTTGTCCGTTTTGCCCAATCCGGCACGCGACATCTTGATCGCCGCCGACAGGGCGTCGATGGCCGGGTCCTGCCCGAACACCACGCTCTTGAGGTCGCGATCGAGCGTCTGCAACTTGCCGCGATCGTCCGCCGACACGCTTTGTGCCGGAATCCGGGCGATCTTCGAGACGATTTCCTCGATTTCACCCTTGCCGATCGTCTTCTTCTGCTTGGACTTCGGCAGAATTCGCTGCGCGGCGCCAGCCTCATCGATCACGTCGATGGCCTTGTCCGGCAGGTGACGATCGGTGATGAACTTCGCCGACAGTTCCGCCGCAGCCGAGAGCGCGCTCGACGAATACTTCACGCCGTGGTGCTCTTCGAAACGCGACTTCAGACCGCGCAGAATCTGCACCGTCTGCTCGACGGTGGGCTCGTTCACGTCGATCTTCTGGAAACGGCGCGACAGCGCTGCGTCCTTCTCGAAGATGCCGCGATATTCGGTAAACGTCGTCGCGCCGATGCACTTGAGCTGCCCCGACGACAATGCCGGCTTGAGCAGGTTCGAGGCGTCGAGCGTGCCGCCCGATGCGGCGCCCGCGCCGATCAGGGTATGAATTTCGTCGATGAACAGGATCGCGTTGTTGCGCTCCTTGAGTTCCTTGAGCACCGCCTTCAGGCGCTGCTCGAAGTCACCGCGATACTTGGTACCGGCCAGTAGCGCCCCCATGTCCAGCGAATAGACCGTCGCGTCCTGCAGGATTTCGGGGACTTCGCCACGCGTGACGCGCCAGGCGAGGCCTTCGGCGATCGCCGTCTTGCCCACACCGGCTTCGCCGACGAGCAACGGATTGTTCTTGCGGCGGCGGCACAGCACCTGCACCACGCGCTCGACTTCCGGTTCGCGCCCGATGAGCGGATCGATCTTGCCGTCGCGCGCCATCTGATTGAGGTTCTGGGTGTACTGCGCGAGCGGGCTTTCCTTGGTGTTCGCCCCCTCTTCCCCTTCGGCACTGCCCTCGCCGGCCTTGGCCGACTCGCCGGACGCTCCGGTCTTGGTGATGCCGTGGGAGATGAAATTGACGACGTCCAGACGCGTCACGCCCTGCTGCTGCAGGTAGTAGACCGCGTGGGAGTCCTTCTCGCCGAAAATGGCGACCAGCACGTTCGCGCCCGTGACTTCCTTCTTGCCGTTGGAAGTGGACTGCACGTGCATGATGGCGCGCTGGATCACGCGCTGAAAACCGAGCGTGGGCTGAGTGTCGACCTCGTCGCTGCCTGGCACCGTCGGTGTATTGTCAGCGATGAAATTGCGCAGATTCTGGCGCAAATCGTCGAGATTTGCCGCACAGGCGCGCAATACCTCGGCTGCGGTCGGGTTATCCAACAAGGCGAGCAACAGGTGCTCTACCGTGATGAATTCGTGTCGCGCCTGGCGCGCTTCCATAAACGCCATGTGCAGGCTGACTTCCAATTCCTGGGCAATCATGCTTCCTCCATCACGCACTGCAGCGGGTGCCCGGACTGCCTTGCATGGCTAACAACTTGCTCAACTTTGGTCGCCGCGACGTCGCGCGTAAAGACCCCACAAACTCCCCTGCCCTCGCGATGAACCTTGAGCATGATCTGCGTGGCAGATTCCCGGTCCTTATTGAAATATTCCTGAATGACCATCACCACGAATTCCATCGGGGTGAAATCGTCGTTCAACAGTACCACCTTGTACATGGACGGCGGCTTGAGCTGTTGCTCTTGCCGCTCCTGTACGGTGTCGTCATGCGTTGTCGGTAAGGTTGCCATACGTGGATTCTAAACAACTCCCGGGTGCAGGAAGCAATCGGAGCTCCTATTGCCGCCTGCCGTCCGGTTCTCCACCGGAATGCCAACACTCGTCGTTCAGCGCGTGCGTTGTCCAGCAAGGCGCTGCAGCCCCGACCACCGGGGGTGCCACACCCATATGAGTCAGCTTAACCCAAATTTCAAGCCCGTGTCTCCGCACGACTTATACCCTCCCAGATATAAGGGTAAAACCTGATCGAGCGTAAGTTCTATCGTTCAAAAAAGGGCTTGACACTGTTGGTAGTTAGCGAAAACAATCGACGTGGCGCTTTTCCTCTATAAGTGATTTAAAAGAAAAGATGCCTGGGTGAGCCTAAGAAGCCGCCGCCAGCCGGCGGGTTTTTCAGATGTGCTCGTTGTTGCGGTGATATGTAGTAGTCGTAATTGTTTAGGGGAAGTTTGTATGGCAACCGGTACGGTCAAATGGTTTAACGACGCCAAGGGTTTTGGTTTCATCACGCCGGATGAGGGTGGCGAAGATCTGTTCGCTCACTTCTCGGCGATCCAGATGAACGGTTTCAAGACCCTGAAGGAAGGTCAGAAGGTTCAGTTCGAGGTCGTACAAGGCCCGAAGGGCAAGCAGGCTTCGAACATCCAGGCAGCCGCCTGAGGTAGCGCCGTTCGACGCATTGAAAACCCGGCTCCGGCCGGGTTTTTTATTGCAACGCAACAACGCTTGTGAAAAGACGCACCGTTTTGGATCCGCTTTTGCATGCAAAAGGTGCGCAATTTTCCACTCCGGCGACGAAGGTTTTCAGTATTTAGCTGCGACCATTA harbors:
- a CDS encoding LLM class flavin-dependent oxidoreductase, whose protein sequence is MVQPTQRIKLSILDQTPVIHGHSVADAIAATVELAQAADDLGYTRYWCAEHHGLRGVANPAPEVMIARLASVTKRLRVGSGGVMLPYYSPFKLAEQFLMLEALFPNRIDLGVGRAPGGDMRTARAVAKGPYDAGEHFPQQVAELAGLFGGTLADDHPYRGVLLQPAVETRPELWVLGSSEFGGLLAAQLGLRYCFAHFINAHYGHRVTQAYRERFTPGQLDKPYCSVALFVICADTQAQAEALEAGVDLRRVQMAYGMNEPIPSLEQGAQAKLQYRDKELSVIAREKPRSIIGTPERVTERVLELQAQFEADEITVLTVAGSYRARLRSHELLAQAFSLRAED
- the dut gene encoding dUTP diphosphatase encodes the protein MKLDVKILDERLRTQLPAYATPGSAGLDLRACLDAPMTIAPGQTVLVPTGLAIHLADAGYAALILPRSGLGHKHGIVLGNLVGLIDSDYQGQLMVSTWNRGNEPFVLNPFERLAQLVIVPVVQAEFNIVDEFPESDRGAGGFGSTGKQ
- the clpA gene encoding ATP-dependent Clp protease ATP-binding subunit ClpA, which gives rise to MIAQELEVSLHMAFMEARQARHEFITVEHLLLALLDNPTAAEVLRACAANLDDLRQNLRNFIADNTPTVPGSDEVDTQPTLGFQRVIQRAIMHVQSTSNGKKEVTGANVLVAIFGEKDSHAVYYLQQQGVTRLDVVNFISHGITKTGASGESAKAGEGSAEGEEGANTKESPLAQYTQNLNQMARDGKIDPLIGREPEVERVVQVLCRRRKNNPLLVGEAGVGKTAIAEGLAWRVTRGEVPEILQDATVYSLDMGALLAGTKYRGDFEQRLKAVLKELKERNNAILFIDEIHTLIGAGAASGGTLDASNLLKPALSSGQLKCIGATTFTEYRGIFEKDAALSRRFQKIDVNEPTVEQTVQILRGLKSRFEEHHGVKYSSSALSAAAELSAKFITDRHLPDKAIDVIDEAGAAQRILPKSKQKKTIGKGEIEEIVSKIARIPAQSVSADDRGKLQTLDRDLKSVVFGQDPAIDALSAAIKMSRAGLGKTDKPIGAFLFSGPTGVGKTEVAKQLAFTLGIELIRFDMSEYMERHAVSRLIGAPPGYVGFDQGGLLTEAVTKKPHCVLLLDEIEKAHPDIFNVLLQVMDHGTLTDNNGRKADFRNVIIIMTTNAGAETINRASIGFTNERQAGDEMADIKRMFTPEFRNRLDAIISFKPLDEQIILRVVDKFLIQLEDQLHEKKVEVVFTDKLRTYLSKKGFDPLMGARPMQRLIQDTIRRALADELLFGRLTSGGRVTVDLDEHDQVQLSFPEDGNTKAQPEAAEVE
- the clpS gene encoding ATP-dependent Clp protease adapter ClpS; this translates as MATLPTTHDDTVQERQEQQLKPPSMYKVVLLNDDFTPMEFVVMVIQEYFNKDRESATQIMLKVHREGRGVCGVFTRDVAATKVEQVVSHARQSGHPLQCVMEEA
- the cspD gene encoding cold shock domain-containing protein CspD: MATGTVKWFNDAKGFGFITPDEGGEDLFAHFSAIQMNGFKTLKEGQKVQFEVVQGPKGKQASNIQAAA